A stretch of the Panthera uncia isolate 11264 chromosome D1, Puncia_PCG_1.0, whole genome shotgun sequence genome encodes the following:
- the LOC125916960 gene encoding LOW QUALITY PROTEIN: olfactory receptor 51A7 (The sequence of the model RefSeq protein was modified relative to this genomic sequence to represent the inferred CDS: inserted 1 base in 1 codon; substituted 1 base at 1 genomic stop codon) produces MSALNNSEVQLFLRIGIPGLEHAHIWISIPICLMYLVAIIGNSTILFIIKTQPSIHDPXYYFLALSAISDLGRSFSSLPTMLRIFLFNSMGISPNVCFAQEFFIHGFTVMESSVLLVMSLDHFLAFHNPLRYSSLLASNRVANMGLILATRSILLVLPFPFTLRRLKYYQKNLFSHSNCLHQDTMKLACSDNKINVIYGFVALCTMLDLALIFLSYFLILKTVLSIASLSERLKALNTCVSHICAVLVFYVPIITLAAMHHFAKHKSLLVIIFVTDIFLLLPPVMNPIMYCAKTRQIWXKVLRKLFNICRR; encoded by the exons ATGTCTGCTCTGAATAATTCTGAGGTCCAGCTTTTTCTTCGGATTGGAATCCCAGGACTGGAACATGCCCACATCTGGATCTCCATTCCCATTTGCCTCATGTACCTGGTTGCCATCATAGGCAACAGCACCATTCTCTTCATCATTAAGACACAGCCCTCAATTCATGACC CGTattatttccttgctctgtcGGCCATCTCTGACTTGGGCCgttcattttcttcccttcctaccATGCTGAGAATCTTCTTGTTCAATTCCATGGGAATTTCACCCAATGTCTGCTTTGCTCAAGAATTCTTCATCCATGGATTCACTGTCATGGAATCCTCAGTGCTTCTAGTTATGTCTTTGGATCACTTTCTTGCCTTTCACAATCCCCTGAGATACAGTTCTCTCCTTGCTAGCAACAGAGTTGCTAATATGGGACTGATCTTAGCCACCAGGAGCATTCTCTTAGTGCTTCCATTCCCTTTCACTCTAAGGAGACTAAAATATTATCAGAAGAATCTCTTTTCTCACTCAAACTGTCTGCATCAGGATACCATGAAGCTGGCCTGCTCTGACAACAAGATCAATGTTATCTATGGCTTTGTTGCTCTCTGTACTATGCTGGACTTGGCATTAATTTTTCTGTCATATTTTCTGATCTTGAAGACTGTACTCAGCATTGCATCTCTATCAGAGAGACTCAAGGCCCTCAATACCTGTGTCTCCCACATCTGTGCTGTGCTCGTTTTCTATGTACCCATCATCACCCTGGCTGCCATGCACCACTTTGCCAAACACAAAAGCCTGCTAGTTATAATTTTTGTTACAGATATATTCTTGTTGTTGCCACCTGTAATGAACCCCATTATGTATTGTGCAAAAACTCGACAAATCTGGTAAAAGGTCTTGAGAAAGTTGTTTAACATATGTAGGAGATAA
- the LOC125916967 gene encoding olfactory receptor 51A7-like gives MHSINSSNIEITTFFLIGIPGLEHIHAWISVPICFMYLVAIFGNCTILFVIRTESSLHAPMYYFLSVLAVSDLGLSLSSLPTMLRIFVFNATGISPNACFAQEFFIHGFTDMESSVLLAMSFDRFLAIRHPLRYSSIFTNARVAKMGLVFLIKSMLLVLPFPFTLKKLTYCRKSLLSHSYCLHQDVMKLACSDNTVNFFYGFFVALCVMSDSVFILVSYIFILKTVMGIGSHKERLKALNTCVSHICAVLIFYLPIIALASMHRFGKHKSPVAMILIVDIFLLVPPLMNPIVYCVKTRQIREKVWGKLCLK, from the coding sequence ATGCACAGTATCAATTCCTCTAACATTGAGATCACCACCTTCTTCCTGATTGGAATCCCAGGACTGGAGCATATTCATGCTTGGATCTCTGTCCCCATCTGCTTCATGTACCTGGTGGCCATCTTTGGCAACTGCACCATCCTCTTTGTGATCAGGACAGAGTCCTCACTCCATGCACCCATGTACTATTTCCTTTCTGTGTTGGCTGTCTCTGACCTGGGCCTCTCCCTCTCATCCCTCCCCACTATGCTGAGGATATTTGTTTTCAATGCTACAGGAATTTCCCCAAATGCCTGCTTTgctcaagaattctttatccacgGATTTACAGATATGGAGTCCTCAGTGCTCCTGGCCATGTCTTTTGACCGCTTTTTGGCCATACGTCACCCTCTGAGATATAGCTCTATCTTCACCAATGCCAGAGTTGCCAAAATGGGCCTGGTGTTTCTAATTAAAAGCATGCTCTTAGTGCTCCCAttccctttcactctcaaaaaattGACATATTGTAGGAAAAGCCTACTTTCTCACTCTTATTGTCTACACCAGGATGTCATGAAGCTGGCCTGCTCTGACAACACAGTCAACTTTTTCTATGGTTTCTTTGTTGCCCTCTGTGTGATGTCAGACAGTGTATTCATTCTTGTGTCCTACATATTCATCCTGAAGACGGTGATGGGAATTGGATCCCATAAGGAGCGGCTCAAGGCTCTCAACACCTGTGTCTCCCACATCTGTGCTGTGCTCATCTTCTATCTGCCCATCATTGCTTTGGCCTCCATGCACCGCTTTGGCAAGCACAAGTCCCCAGTGGCCATGATCCTCATTGTGGACATTTTCTTACTAGTACCACCTCTGATGAATCCCATTGTATACTGTGTGAAGACGCGGCAAATTCGTGAGAAGGTTTGGGGGAAATTATGTCTAAAATAA
- the LOC125916972 gene encoding olfactory receptor 51T1 yields MVIFNNTTSSSSNFLLTAFPGLELAHVWIFIPVCCLYAIALLGNSTILFVIIVERSLHKPMYYFLAMLSAVDLCLTISTLPTVLGVLWFHAREISLKACLIQMFFVHGFSFLESSVLVAMAFDRFMAICNPLKYAIVFTDMIILLIGLVICIRQVILIFPMILALTRVSFHGGQELSHPFCYHPDMIKYTYSNPWISNFLGMFLQLYLTGTDLLFILFSYVLILRTVLSIVAPKKQQKALSTCVCHICAVTVFYVPMISLSFTHRLFSSTPKVVCSILANVYLFLPPVLNPVIYSLKTKTIRQAMLQLLHFKGSQGPSVKSHRGPWG; encoded by the coding sequence ATGGTGATTTTCAATAACACTACATCATCTTCCTCAAACTTCCTACTCACTGCATTTCCTGGTCTGGAACTTGCACATGTCTGGATCTTTATTCCTGTCTGCTGTCTCTATGCCATTGCCCTCTTGGGAAACAGCACGATTCTGTTCGTCATCATTGTTGAGAGGAGTCTTCACAAGCCCATGTACTATTTCCTCGCCATGCTGTCAGCTGTTGATCTATGTCTGACCATCTCAACCCTTCCCACTGTTCTTGGGGTTCTCTGGTTTCATGCCCGGGAGATTAGCTTGAAAGCTTGCCTCATTCAAATGTTCTTTGTACATGGCTTCTCCTTCCTGGAGTCTTCAGTGCTGGTAGCCATGGCCTTTGACCGCTTCATGGCTATCTGTAACCCACTGAAGTATGCTATTGTCTTCACAGACATGATAATCTTGTTGATTGGACTGGTCATCTGCATACGGCAAGTAATTTTAATCTTTCCCATGATTCTAGCCTTGACGAGAGTATCTTTCCACGGAGGCCAAGAGCTTTCCCACCCATTTTGCTACCATCCAGATATGATTAAATACACATATTCCAACCCCTGGATCAGCAATTTTTTGGGCATGTTTCTTCAGCTCTACCTGACTGGCACTGACTTActgttcattcttttctcctaCGTTCTGATTCTCCGAACCGTCTTGAGTATCGTGGCCCctaagaaacaacaaaaagctCTCAGCACTTGTGTCTGTCACATCTGTGCTGTCACTGTTTTCTACGTGCCAATGATCAGCCTGTCCTTTACACACCGCCTTTTCAGCTCCACCCCAAAAGTGGTCTGTAGCATTTTGgccaatgtttatttgttcttacCACCTGTACTGAACCCTGTCATTTACAGCTTGAAGACCAAGACCATCCGCCAGGCTATGCTCCAGCTGCTCCACTTTAAGGGCTCACAGGGCCCCAGTGTGAAGAGTCATAGAGGACCCTGGggttga
- the LOC125916983 gene encoding olfactory receptor 51H1-like, which translates to MSLFNQTIHNHQTFTLIGIPGMPEKDFWMALPLCLLYSTTFLGNFIILVVIKVERSLHEPMYYFLAMLAATDLSLSLSSMPTMIIVHLFDWRSVTLDVCITQMFFIHNFGGVESGVLVAMAFDRFVAIRFPLRYATILTHGVIIKIGAAVLLRSVSIVLPVPFLIKRLPFCHSNVLSHAYCLHQDAMRLACADTRVNSIYGLLAVIFIIVLDALILLISYFLILHAVLGIASREERLKALNTCFSHICAVLLFYVPLIGMTLIHRFGKHLSPIIPTLMANIYLLLPPLLNPVVYSVRTKQIRQRIVRAFCGNRIGH; encoded by the coding sequence ATGTCACTGTTCAACCAAACTATTCATAACCATCAGACCTTTACCCTGATTGGGATTCCAGGAATGCCGGAGAAAGACTTCTGGATGGCCTTGCCCCTCTGCCTTCTTTACAGTACCACATTCCTAGGTAATTTCATTATCCTTGTTGTCATAAAGGTTGAGCGAAGTCTCCATGAACCCATGTATTATTTTCTGGCTATGCTAGCTGCCACTGACCTTAGCCTTTCATTATCTTCCATGCCCACCATGATAATTGTTCACTTGTTTGACTGGCGCTCAGTAACCCTTGATGTCTGCATCACTCAGATGTTCTTTATCCACAACTTTGGAGGAGTGGAATCAGGTGTTCTGGTCGCCATGGCCTTTGATCGCTTTGTGGCTATTCGCTTCCCTTTGCGCTATGCTACCATTCTCACTCATGGAGTCATCATCAAAATTGGAGCAGCAGTCCTGCTACGGAGTGTGAGTATAGTGCTCCCTGTGCCTTTCCTCATCAAAAGGCTACCTTTCTGCCACTCCAATGTCCTTTCCCACGCATACTGTCTCCATCAGGATGCCATGAGGCTTGCCTGTGCTGACACCCGTGTCAATAGCATCTATGGTCTGCTGGCTGTGATCTTCATCATTGTACTAGATGCCTTGATCCTTTTgatttcttactttctaatcCTCCATGCAGTACTGGGCATTGCTTCCAGAGAAGAGAGACTTAAGGCTCTTAATACCTGCTTCTCTCATATCTGTGCAGTACTGCTCTTCTATGTGCCTCTCATTGGCATGACTCTGATTCACCGCTTTGGGAAGCATTTGTCACCAATAATACCCACACTTATGGCCAATATCTACCTgctgctccctcctctgctcaatcCTGTTGTGTACAGTGTTAGGACCAAGCAGATCCGGCAGCGGATTGTCCGAGCATTCTGTGGAAACAGGATTGGCCATTAA